Sequence from the Bacillus sp. es.036 genome:
TTATACGAATCAGAAAAAATTAGGTTTCATTAACAGTGAAAATCATCTCATCTAGTCAATAGGAAGTATTTCATTTACTCCGGATGACTTATTGGTGATTCATGACTTAGCTAATGTTCCCTGGTGAAAGAACAGTTGCCATTGATCCTCATTTTTTCTCCATATCGAACTTCGAAGCGTTTGTTGATTTCTCGTTTTATCATGAACCCGATATGTAGCAAGCATCACATCTTTTGCTAAAGGGTGAATGTCAAAATCAGATAATGTCATTTCTCTTAGCGAAAGCCCTCCTTCTACTGCATCCTTTTTACTCCAAATCGTTCCCGAACTTCCAAACTCAAAAAAATCAGTAGCGAGTATAGAATTTAACTTCAATGAGTCCTCCCTCAATTGAGGCGTAAGTAGCTCCTTTTCCAGATGGAATATCTGTGTTTTGATTTCATCGATTCTCATGTTTTCACCTCTCATTTTTTACCATTACCTCCATTTTACTCCTTCAAAAAACCAGTAGCAGCAGTAATTTTAACGAAATTATTGATGTAAGCGGTTAAGTG
This genomic interval carries:
- a CDS encoding nuclear transport factor 2 family protein; translated protein: MRGENMRIDEIKTQIFHLEKELLTPQLREDSLKLNSILATDFFEFGSSGTIWSKKDAVEGGLSLREMTLSDFDIHPLAKDVMLATYRVHDKTRNQQTLRSSIWRKNEDQWQLFFHQGTLAKS